Genomic window (Toxotes jaculatrix isolate fToxJac2 chromosome 10, fToxJac2.pri, whole genome shotgun sequence):
AAGCCTCGTTATTCATCTCAATGCAACAGACTTAGATGAGGGGTCAAATTCTGACATAACTTACTCATACAGTTTATATacatcagagaaaacacaggaaacgtTTAATCTGAATCCTTCCACTGGAGAAATTACTGTTAAAGGAATGTTAAACTATGAGGATTTCAGGATTTATGATATGGAAGTTATAGCAACCGACCATGGAGCAAATACTTTATCAGGACAATGTACCATAAAGATTGTGGTTGAAGACATGAATGACAACCACCCAGAAATATCTATTAAATCATTTCAGAGTCCAGTCAATGAAAACATAGCATTAGACACAGTGATAGCTGTAGTTAGTGTGAGTGATAAAGACTCAGGTGATAATGGAGTGGTTGATCTTCATATTCCAGATAATATGCCTTTCAAACTGAGAGAATCCTCTGATAACTATTATGAATTAGTGGTGTCAGAGCCGTTAGACCGTGAGAAGGTTCCAGAATATGACGTGACCttcactgtgacagacagaggttCTCCTCCTTTATCTGACAATGAAACTATGACTTTAGAGCTGCTGGATGTTAATGACAATGTTCCACAGTTCCCTCAGTCATTTTATACTATACGTGTGATGGAGAATAACGCACCTGGGGCCTTGCTGGGTTCACTCACTGCCTTTGACCCTGACCTCCATGAAAACCAGTATCTAGTTTATTTCATCCTAGAGAAGGAGATAGCCAACACCTCCATGTCCATGCTGTTCTCCATCAATCCAGAGAACGGTAATCTTTACGCTCTAAAAACTTTTGACTATGAGATCGAGAAGGAGTTTCTCTTCCACATCGAGGCCAGAGACTCtggctctcctccactcagcaGTAATGTGACCGTCCACATCATTATTGTGGACCAGAACGACAACGCTCCGGTTATTGTTTCTCCATGGCGCGCGCACGGCTCGGTGGTGGAAGAAAAGATCCCCAGATCTACCGATAAAGGCTCTTTGGTTGCCAAGGTGATAGCATTAGACACTGACTCGGTGCACAACTCTCGGATCACCTACCAGTTTCTACAGGTGACTGACGCCACCTTGTTCAGTCTGGACCAGTACAACGGAGAGATCCGGACTATGAGGATGTTCAGTTACAGAGATCCGCGCCACCAGAGACTGGTTGTTGTTGCCAAGGACAACGGGGAGCCTGCTCTGTCTGCTACAGTCACCATCAAGCTGTCCACAGTGGAGACTGCTGTTAAGGCCTACTCTGACATGACGGAGGTGCCTCTAGAGTATGACATCTTCTCAGACCTAAACCTGTATTTGGTGATCGGTCTGGGCTCGGTGTCATTTCTCCTGCTCATCACCATACTGGTCACCATCGTGCTCAAGTGCCAGAAACCCAAAGCCAGCAAAGCGGCTCCTCCCTGCAGGAACAGTGTGATCAGTGAGAGGAACTCCACCATCGCAGATTCCACTCTGGTGTCCAACGATGCCTACTGGTACAGTCTGTTTCTAGCAGAGACCAGGAAAGGAAAGCTGGTGGTCAGACAGCCTGTGCCAAAGGGCTCCAGATACATCGTGTCCAGTATACCAAGAGGCACAGGACTGACAGAGACTAGCGATTCGGCAGCTTCCACTCTGCAGGTAGGAACCCTGGATACACatttatctttatatttattaatattagGTTGTAGTTCAAGTTATATTGTAAAGATTTTGAAGCAGTGGAGCTCACAAACAAATTCAATAaatcttattatttatttaggtAACACTCCATTTAAAGTtgcatttatataaatatatgaaatattaaGGTCATCACGTTAAATGTAGCTAAAATAGATGTGCAATACTACAGGGTGTCGCTGTTTTGTTAGTAAAATGTCAGCTCATGAACGCCATGACACTGACTAGTTGACGTTACGGCAGACCGTGAATCAGCCGGACAGCTCCGTGGTACGGAATCACCGCTCTGAAATCAATTTCGTCCGTTTTAGAGGTGAAATATCGTCTGGATTAATATTGTGTGAATATATTTGTGAACAGGTGCATGACAACGAATTTAAATATTTCTGGAAGCCTTCATTATGGGGACTAAACAACAGTAAACCCGTACAAAAAATGCGGTCCTTTGTAACAATGGAGTCTTGTCAAAGGTACGCCCTGCTCGTGGTTctaattcttttttctttcgtTCGGAACGCATCGACCTCAGTGACTCATTATTCAATACCcgaggaaatgaaagaaggatCAGTTGTAGCAAACCTTGCTACTGATCTCAGCCTggatgtgaaaacactgaatcagaGGAAGATGCGTCTTGACACAATTGCAAATAAGAGATATCTGGATGTGAACAAAGAGACTGGTGAGCTGTATATTGTGGAGAAAATAGATAGGGAATATATTTGCACCACAAAGTCGTCAACGTCATGCTATCTCAAACTTGAAGCAATACTAGAAAACCCATTACGAATATTTAACATTGAACTAGAAATTCTGGATATGAACGACAACGCCCCACAATTTCGAAGGGAAGCCATACACTTAGACATATCTGAAGCGACGCCAAAAGGAGAGAGATTCTCTCTCAGCAACGCAGTTGATCCTGATGTCGGAAGTAATTCGGTTAAAACATACCACCTGAGTGAAAGTGAACATTTTAACATTGAGGTTCAGACAGGAAGAGATGGGTCGAAGTTTGCTGAATTAATCTTAAAAAAGACATTAGATCGGGAGAAGCAGGCTGTTCATAATTTAATACTCACAGCTGTAGATGGAGGCACACCTGCTCGATCTGGCACTGTCAGTATCATTGTTCATGTTTTGGACACAAATGACAACGCTCCTGCTTTTGACAAATTGAGTTACAATATAAAAGTAATGGAAAATTCCCCCATTGGAAGCCTCGTTATTCATCTCAATGCAACAGACTTAGATGAGGGGTCAAATTCTGACATAACTTACTCATACAGTTTATATACgtaagagaaaacacaggaaacgtTTAATTTGAATCCTTCCACTGGAGAAATTACTGTTAAAGGAATGTTAAACTATGAGGATTTCAGGATTTATGATATGGAAGTTATAGCAACCGACCATGGAGCAAATACTTTATCAGGACAATGTAGCATAAAAATTATGGTTGAAGACATGAATGACAACCACCCAGAAATATCTATTAAATCATTTCAGAGTCCAGTCAATGAAAACATAGCATTAGACACAGTGATAGCTGTAGTTAGTGTGAGTGATAAAGACTCAGGTGATAATGGAGTGGTTGATCTTCATATTCCAGATAATATGCCTTTCAAACTGAGAGAATCCTCTGATAACTATTATGAATTAGTGGTGTCAGAGCCGTTAGACCGTGAGAAGGTTCCAGAATATGACGTGACcttcacagtgacagacagaggttCTCCTCCTTTATCTGACAATGAAACTATGACTTTAGAGCTGCTGGATGTTAATGACAATGTTCCACAGTTCCCTCAGTCATTTTATACTATACGTGTGATGGAGAATAACGCACCTGGGGCCTTGCTGGGTTCACTCACTGCCTTTGACCCTGACCTCCACGAAAACCAGTATCTAGTTTATTTCATCCTAGAGAAGGAGATAGCCAACACCTCCATGTCCATGCTGTTCTCCATCAATCCAGAGAACGGTAATCTTTACGCTCTAAAAACTTTTGACTATGAGATCGAGAAGGAGTTTCTCTTTCACATCGAGGCCAGAGACTCtggctctcctccactcagcaGTAACGTGACCGTCCACATCATTATTGTGGATCAGAACGACAACGCTCCGGTTATTGTCTCTCCGTGGCGCGCGCACGgctcagtggtggaggaaaagaTCCCCAGATCCACCGATAAAGGCTCTTTGGTTGCCAAGGTGATAGCATTAGACACAGACTCGGTGCACAACTCTCGGATTACCTACCAGTTTCTACAGGTGACTGACGCCACCTTGTTCAGTCTGGACCAGTACAACGGAGAGATCCGGACTATGAGGATGTTCAGTTACAGAGATCCGCGCCACCAGAGACTGGTTGTTATTGCCAAGGACAACGGGGAGCCTGCTCTGTCTGCTACAGTCACCATCAAGCTGTCCACAGTGGAGACTGCTGTTAAGGCCTACTCTGACATGATGGAGGTGCCTCTAGAGTATGACATCTTCTCAGACCTAAACCTGTATTTGGTGATCGGTCTGGGCTCGGTGTCATTTCTCCTGCTCATCACCATACTGGTCACCATCGTGCTCAAGTGCCAGAAACCCAAAGCCAGCAAAGCGGCTCCTCCCTGCAGGAACAGTGTGATCAGTGAGAGGAACTCCACCATCGCAGATTCCACTCTGGTGTCCAACGATGCCTACTGGTACAGTCTGTTTCTAGCAGAGACCAGGAAAGG
Coding sequences:
- the LOC121188103 gene encoding protocadherin alpha-C2-like, coding for MRSFVTMRSCQRYVLLVVLILFSFVRNTSTSVTHYSIPEEMKEGSVVANLATDLSLDVKTLNQRKMRLDIIANKRSLDVNKETGELYIVEKIDREYLCPTKSSASCYLKLEVILENPVRIFNIEVEILDMNDNAPQFRRDVIHLDISEATPKGERFSLSNAVDPDVGMNSVKTYHLSESDYFNIEVQTGRDGSKFAELILKKALDREQQAVHNLILTAVDGGTPARSSTASVIVRVLDTNDNAPAFEKTIYNVKIMENSPIGSLVIHLNATDLDEGSNSDITYSYSLYTSEKTQETFNLNPSTGEITVKGMLNYEDFRIYDMEVIATDHGANTLSGQCTIKIVVEDMNDNHPEISIKSFQSPVNENIALDTVIAVVSVSDKDSGDNGVVDLHIPDNMPFKLRESSDNYYELVVSEPLDREKVPEYDVTFTVTDRGSPPLSDNETMTLELLDVNDNVPQFPQSFYTIRVMENNAPGALLGSLTAFDPDLHENQYLVYFILEKEIANTSMSMLFSINPENGNLYALKTFDYEIEKEFLFHIEARDSGSPPLSSNVTVHIIIVDQNDNAPVIVSPWRAHGSVVEEKIPRSTDKGSLVAKVIALDTDSVHNSRITYQFLQVTDATLFSLDQYNGEIRTMRMFSYRDPRHQRLVVVAKDNGEPALSATVTIKLSTVETAVKAYSDMTEVPLEYDIFSDLNLYLVIGLGSVSFLLLITILVTIVLKCQKPKASKAAPPCRNSVISERNSTIADSTLVSNDAYWYSLFLAETRKGKLVVRQPVPKGSRYIVSSIPRGTGLTETSDSAASTLQVGTLDTHLSLYLLILGA